The region ACGTCCCACGGCCGTTTGTCGCCGCAGGAGCGAGAGGCCGCCGGTATCCGCGACAGCCTGATTCGCGTGGCTGTGGGCCTGGAAGATGTAGCCGACCTCAAGGCCGATCTGGCCCGCGGTCTGGAAGCGCTGTGATCGACTGGTCAGCGGGCGACAGCAACCATAACGGTCGCGTCGCCCTGGTGACCGGTGCGGCACGCGGCATCGGCCTGGGCATTACTGCCTGGCTGATCGCCGAGGGCTGGCAGGTGGTGCTTACCGACCTGGATCGGGTACGCGGCGCCAAGGCGGCCAAGGTTCTGGGAGACAACGCCTGGTTCATCGGCATGGATGTCGCCGACGAGACTCAGGTGAAGGTCACAGTGGCTGAAGTACTTGGCCAGTTTGGTCGTCTCGACGCTCTGGTGTGCAATGCCGCCATTGCCGATCCGCACAACACCACCCTGGAAACCCTGAGCCTTGCGCACTGGAACCGGGTGCTGGCGGTCAATCTGGGTGGTCCGATGCTATTGGCCAAGCACTGTGCGCCGTATTTGCGTGCCCACGGCGGTGCAATCGTCAACCTGGCGTCTACCCGTGCTGCGCAATCGGAGCCCGACACCGAAGCTTACGCGGCCAGCAAGGGTGGCCTGCTGGCGCTGACCCATGCCCTGGCGATGAGCCTGGGGCCTGAAATTCGCGTCAATGCTGTAAGCCCCGGCTGGATCGACGCACGCGACCCCTCGGAGCGTCGTGCCGAGCCGCTGAGTGAAGAAGATCATGCTCAGCACCCGGCGGGCAGGGTAGGGACGGTAGAAGACGTTGCAGCCATGGTTGCCTGGTTGTTGTCGCGCAATGCCGGCTTTGTCACTGGCCAGGAGTTCGTGGTCGACGGCGGTATGACCAAGAAGATGATCTACAAGTAACACTGCTTTTTTGCCCTTTTTGAAAAAAACTTCAACAGGGGTATTGACTTAGCATCGATACCTGCGTAAATTTCGCCACCTCAGCGAAGCACACGGGTGATTAGCTCAGCCGGGAGAGCATCTGCCTTACAAGCAGAGGGTCGGCGGTTCGATCCCGTCATCACCCACCACTTCCTGAGATGTTCCTGGCCCGACACTTTCCAACGAGAGTGTTACCAGAGAGGAACAGGACGCAAGTCCATATGCGCAGCGGTAGTTCAGTCGGTTAGA is a window of Pseudomonas sp. DG56-2 DNA encoding:
- a CDS encoding SDR family oxidoreductase, with translation MIDWSAGDSNHNGRVALVTGAARGIGLGITAWLIAEGWQVVLTDLDRVRGAKAAKVLGDNAWFIGMDVADETQVKVTVAEVLGQFGRLDALVCNAAIADPHNTTLETLSLAHWNRVLAVNLGGPMLLAKHCAPYLRAHGGAIVNLASTRAAQSEPDTEAYAASKGGLLALTHALAMSLGPEIRVNAVSPGWIDARDPSERRAEPLSEEDHAQHPAGRVGTVEDVAAMVAWLLSRNAGFVTGQEFVVDGGMTKKMIYK